One stretch of Chryseobacterium indologenes DNA includes these proteins:
- a CDS encoding cbb3-type cytochrome oxidase subunit 3 — translation MIPQNFKDILSNTENAGFYQTLALIFFMLFFVALVIYVFSKPKKYYKEEEEAPLGEDEDDDFNLKN, via the coding sequence ATGATTCCTCAGAACTTTAAAGATATATTATCCAATACAGAAAATGCTGGCTTCTACCAGACACTGGCTCTGATTTTCTTTATGCTGTTCTTCGTAGCTCTGGTAATCTATGTTTTTAGCAAGCCTAAGAAATATTACAAAGAGGAAGAAGAAGCTCCCCTTGGAGAGGATGAAGACGACGATTTTAATTTAAAAAATTAA
- a CDS encoding cbb3-type cytochrome c oxidase N-terminal domain-containing protein, with the protein MKQRTPVVVNILIIIGLLIVFYYLFVQSYAFLASPYFWGTVVIGSILAFIHSAIGDLIENNKFKKLSPEEKAAYLAEKKIPFFKRMYAAAFKKQSDTEEKDILIDHGFDGIMELDNQLPKWWVGLFYFGTAFCIVYIAAYSFTDFAHPLSEYEKEYKEQLASIAAYEASQPPVTIETAKYSADNIAEGKELFKTNCASCHKEDGSGGIGPNLTDNFWINQPEKTLFKNVFHMDWNGSPTNPAMRAFGKNGEVSGAEIEKIAAYVYHINQELPPVTQAQGGAAPQGTEAHWEKE; encoded by the coding sequence ATGAAACAAAGAACACCTGTTGTTGTAAACATCTTGATAATAATCGGACTTTTAATAGTTTTTTATTATTTGTTTGTGCAGAGCTACGCGTTCCTAGCTTCGCCTTATTTCTGGGGAACTGTTGTTATTGGTAGTATTCTTGCCTTTATCCACAGTGCTATTGGAGATTTAATTGAAAACAATAAATTCAAAAAATTATCCCCGGAAGAGAAAGCGGCTTATTTAGCTGAAAAGAAAATTCCTTTCTTCAAAAGAATGTATGCAGCTGCCTTTAAAAAGCAATCTGATACAGAAGAGAAAGACATCCTTATTGACCACGGTTTCGATGGAATCATGGAATTGGATAACCAGTTACCAAAATGGTGGGTAGGTTTATTCTATTTTGGGACTGCTTTTTGTATTGTATATATTGCAGCGTATTCATTTACAGATTTCGCTCACCCGTTAAGCGAATATGAAAAAGAATACAAAGAGCAATTGGCAAGCATTGCAGCTTATGAAGCAAGCCAGCCTCCTGTAACTATTGAAACAGCTAAATATTCAGCTGATAATATTGCAGAAGGTAAAGAATTATTCAAAACAAACTGTGCATCTTGTCACAAAGAAGATGGTAGTGGAGGTATCGGTCCTAACCTGACGGATAACTTCTGGATCAACCAGCCAGAGAAAACGTTATTTAAAAACGTATTCCACATGGACTGGAATGGTTCTCCTACTAACCCTGCGATGAGAGCATTCGGTAAAAACGGAGAAGTTTCTGGAGCTGAAATTGAAAAGATTGCAGCGTATGTATATCACATCAACCAGGAATTACCACCAGTGACTCAGGCTCAAGGAGGAGCTGCTCCTCAAGGAACTGAAGCACATTGGGAAAAAGAATAA
- the ccoG gene encoding cytochrome c oxidase accessory protein CcoG, translated as MSDIEEIEVRGGQGQVLDPETYRDSIGTMEQSGKRKWVFPRKPKGKYTNYRNIVSYLLLIIYFSLPFIKINGNPLLMFNVIDREFFIFGQPFYPQDFFILTLGAIASLIFIIVFTIAFGRIFCGWICPQTIFMESIFRKIEYLIEGDRNKQMKLDRQEWNTEKIWKRTLKWSVYIVISLIITHFMFMYIVGYEEVFRIVSEGPFAHPTNFIVMILLTAAFYFVFAWFREQVCTLVCPYGRLQGVLIDKDTINVFYDFKRGENRAKWRKGEDRKAAGKGDCIDCHQCVVVCPTGIDIRDGQQLECINCTACIDACDEVMEKVGLPKGLIRYASENEIEKETPFKFTGRMKGFSIFLFLLVGFLGYLLYSRGEMEAKFIKPAGSTFFVKEGKIINTYNYTFLNKTNEKKIVTIKVISPDHGEITYSASSKIPVERDKISKGTINISFPEDEMKLSKQNITIGVYDMKGKLIDSYQTYFEGPFKLQF; from the coding sequence ATGTCAGACATAGAAGAAATAGAAGTACGAGGCGGACAGGGACAGGTTCTGGACCCTGAAACTTACAGAGATTCTATAGGGACAATGGAGCAATCCGGTAAGAGAAAATGGGTATTTCCAAGAAAGCCTAAGGGGAAATATACCAACTATAGAAATATTGTAAGTTATCTATTATTAATTATTTATTTTTCATTACCGTTCATCAAAATCAATGGCAACCCGTTGTTGATGTTCAACGTTATAGACAGAGAGTTTTTCATTTTTGGACAGCCTTTCTATCCACAAGACTTTTTTATCCTCACTTTAGGTGCCATCGCATCTTTAATTTTTATTATCGTTTTTACGATTGCATTCGGAAGAATTTTCTGCGGGTGGATTTGCCCTCAGACAATTTTTATGGAATCGATCTTCCGTAAAATCGAATATCTGATTGAAGGTGATCGAAACAAGCAAATGAAGTTGGACAGACAGGAGTGGAACACTGAAAAAATCTGGAAAAGGACTTTAAAATGGTCTGTCTATATAGTTATTTCACTCATCATTACCCACTTTATGTTTATGTACATTGTGGGATATGAAGAGGTATTCAGAATTGTTTCTGAAGGCCCATTTGCTCATCCTACCAATTTTATCGTAATGATTCTTCTTACGGCAGCATTTTACTTTGTATTTGCATGGTTCAGAGAGCAGGTTTGTACATTGGTTTGTCCGTACGGAAGACTTCAGGGAGTATTGATTGATAAAGATACCATCAATGTCTTCTATGATTTTAAAAGAGGAGAAAACAGAGCAAAATGGAGAAAAGGTGAAGACAGAAAAGCAGCAGGAAAAGGAGACTGTATAGACTGTCATCAATGTGTGGTAGTATGCCCTACCGGAATTGATATCAGAGACGGGCAACAGCTTGAATGTATTAACTGTACTGCATGTATCGATGCCTGCGATGAAGTGATGGAAAAAGTAGGCCTTCCAAAAGGCTTGATCAGATATGCTTCTGAAAATGAAATTGAGAAAGAAACTCCATTCAAGTTTACCGGAAGAATGAAAGGGTTCAGTATATTCTTATTCCTTTTGGTAGGATTCTTAGGATATCTTCTTTACAGCCGTGGAGAAATGGAAGCTAAATTTATTAAACCGGCAGGAAGTACTTTCTTTGTAAAAGAAGGAAAAATCATCAATACTTATAATTATACCTTTCTGAACAAAACCAATGAGAAGAAAATAGTTACTATCAAAGTAATTTCACCGGATCATGGAGAGATCACTTACAGTGCGTCAAGTAAAATTCCTGTAGAGAGGGATAAAATTTCCAAGGGAACGATCAATATCAGCTTCCCGGAAGATGAAATGAAGCTTTCCAAACAGAACATCACAATCGGGGTTTACGATATGAAAGGTAAGCTTATCGATTCTTATCAAACTTATTTTGAAGGACCATTCAAACTGCAATTTTAA
- a CDS encoding FixH family protein translates to MKNFSWGHGVVIALAAFIIFILSMMFLFPNGQKNSEMVTDNYYEEELQYQDVIDSKKRADELQEKPVFSQDTNGIKITFPKDYTHSNTTVKFVLNRTDDQNLDIKKSVDLDDSHSFIIPSQVLKMGNYTLRLSWTKDKTDYRMDYDVIWK, encoded by the coding sequence ATGAAGAACTTTAGTTGGGGACACGGTGTTGTAATTGCATTAGCAGCATTTATTATTTTTATATTATCCATGATGTTTCTTTTCCCGAATGGGCAAAAGAACTCTGAAATGGTAACCGATAATTATTACGAAGAGGAGTTACAGTACCAGGATGTAATTGACTCCAAAAAAAGAGCTGATGAACTGCAGGAAAAACCTGTATTCAGCCAAGATACCAATGGAATTAAAATTACCTTTCCAAAGGATTATACTCATTCAAACACTACGGTAAAATTTGTTTTAAACAGAACCGACGACCAGAATTTAGATATCAAAAAATCTGTAGATCTTGATGACAGCCATTCATTTATCATACCTTCACAGGTATTAAAAATGGGTAACTATACCTTAAGACTGAGCTGGACAAAAGACAAAACAGACTATAGAATGGATTATGATGTGATATGGAAATAG
- a CDS encoding sulfite exporter TauE/SafE family protein yields the protein MEIGLVVSAIALGFASGFHCIGMCGPIALSMGLTKKQAANFYLQNLTYQFGRIFTYSLLGALLGIIGQGFEMAGFQKYLTITAGILLIIMAVFSFGGKDFASKIPFLSRFLYSVKSNLGRVLQKADYRSRFTTGILNGFLPCGMVYMALTASLAGGGIWQGALYMALFGLGTLPFMFAIVLAGNLMNQAFRIKVLKAVPIIMIILGGLFILRGLELGIPYVSPRAEAMTISKDHNGANCHIEGHDHTSTNCH from the coding sequence ATGGAAATAGGACTTGTTGTATCGGCTATTGCCTTAGGCTTTGCTTCCGGTTTTCACTGTATCGGAATGTGTGGGCCTATTGCTTTATCGATGGGATTGACCAAAAAACAGGCTGCCAATTTTTATCTTCAAAATCTTACCTATCAGTTTGGGAGAATTTTCACCTATTCATTATTAGGTGCACTGCTTGGAATCATAGGACAAGGATTTGAGATGGCTGGTTTTCAGAAATACCTGACAATCACTGCTGGTATTCTGCTTATTATTATGGCTGTATTTTCATTTGGCGGAAAAGATTTTGCTTCAAAGATTCCTTTTCTGTCCAGGTTCTTATATTCTGTGAAATCAAATTTAGGGCGTGTGCTTCAAAAAGCAGATTACCGTTCAAGATTCACAACCGGAATTCTTAATGGCTTCTTACCATGCGGAATGGTTTATATGGCCCTCACGGCAAGTCTTGCTGGCGGAGGAATATGGCAAGGAGCCTTATATATGGCTTTATTTGGTTTGGGCACCCTTCCGTTCATGTTTGCCATCGTTCTGGCTGGAAATCTCATGAATCAGGCCTTCCGAATAAAAGTTTTAAAGGCAGTTCCTATCATTATGATTATTTTGGGTGGACTTTTTATTTTGAGAGGCTTAGAACTGGGCATACCATATGTTTCGCCAAGGGCTGAAGCAATGACCATTTCTAAAGATCATAATGGAGCCAATTGCCACATTGAAGGACACGACCACACTTCTACGAACTGCCATTAA
- the serS gene encoding serine--tRNA ligase, with translation MLQVNFLRDNKERVLEGLQKRQFKNLELVDEAIATDDERKRIQFELDSQLSEINKISKEIGLLMKEGKKEEAESAKSKTAQYKESSSELKSQLEVKETELLNILYQLPNIPNELVKSGASADDNEIIFQSHTVEGLGEGAIPHWELAKKYNLIDFELGVKIAGAGFPVYLGKGARLQRALVQYFLDKNVDKGYTEVNPPHVVNEASGFGTGQLPDKEGQMYYVTEDKLYLIPTAEVPVTNLYRDVLLDEKDLPIKNTAFSQCYRREAGSYGAHVRGLNRLHQFEKVEIVRIEKPENSYAVLEEMVEHIKEILTDLELPFRVLRLCGGDTGFAAAMTYDFEVWSAAQEMWLEVSSVSNFETFQANRLKCRYKADGKSQLVHTLNGSAMALPRIMAALLENNQTAEGIKLPKKIAEYARFEIIN, from the coding sequence ATGTTACAAGTCAATTTTTTACGCGACAACAAAGAACGCGTTTTAGAAGGTCTTCAAAAAAGACAATTCAAGAATCTTGAGTTGGTAGACGAAGCTATTGCTACTGACGACGAAAGAAAAAGAATCCAATTTGAATTAGATTCCCAGCTTTCCGAGATCAATAAAATCTCCAAGGAAATTGGACTTTTAATGAAGGAAGGAAAGAAAGAAGAAGCGGAATCAGCAAAATCTAAAACAGCACAGTACAAAGAGTCGAGTTCAGAATTGAAATCTCAGCTGGAAGTAAAAGAAACGGAATTATTAAACATTCTTTACCAGCTTCCAAACATTCCAAATGAATTGGTAAAAAGCGGTGCTTCTGCTGATGACAATGAAATTATTTTTCAGTCTCATACTGTAGAAGGTCTTGGTGAAGGAGCTATTCCTCACTGGGAACTGGCTAAAAAATATAACCTTATTGATTTTGAATTAGGAGTAAAAATTGCTGGAGCAGGTTTTCCTGTTTATTTAGGAAAAGGAGCAAGGCTACAAAGAGCTTTAGTTCAGTATTTCCTTGATAAAAATGTAGATAAAGGATATACAGAGGTAAACCCGCCTCACGTGGTGAATGAAGCTTCAGGTTTCGGAACGGGACAGCTGCCTGATAAAGAAGGACAAATGTATTATGTGACTGAAGATAAATTATATCTGATTCCTACTGCTGAAGTTCCTGTAACAAACCTTTATCGCGATGTATTATTGGATGAAAAGGATCTTCCGATTAAAAATACAGCTTTTTCACAATGTTATAGAAGAGAAGCGGGAAGCTATGGTGCTCACGTAAGAGGACTTAACCGTCTTCACCAATTCGAAAAAGTAGAGATTGTAAGAATTGAAAAGCCTGAGAACTCTTATGCTGTTTTAGAAGAAATGGTAGAACATATCAAAGAGATCCTTACAGATCTTGAGCTTCCATTCAGAGTGTTAAGACTTTGTGGTGGAGATACGGGCTTTGCAGCTGCAATGACGTATGATTTCGAAGTATGGAGTGCCGCTCAGGAAATGTGGCTTGAAGTGAGTTCTGTTTCCAACTTTGAAACATTCCAAGCTAACAGACTGAAGTGCCGTTACAAGGCTGATGGTAAATCTCAGTTGGTTCACACCTTAAATGGATCTGCAATGGCATTACCAAGAATTATGGCTGCATTATTGGAGAACAATCAGACTGCAGAAGGAATTAAGCTTCCTAAGAAAATTGCTGAATATGCGAGATTTGAGATCATCAACTAA
- a CDS encoding oligosaccharide flippase family protein — MKSLKDFFRNFFNNSGHHVFFSFLIAKICSFLGSLLIIRLLPEGEFGVLSIVISVLTIFAPFTGFGSSQSLMRFGSISSDKEEKLKISSYFFFKGILFELILIVLFLSVSIFYFHKYEDIFIIFMACAVRLGGFYFLNHIQVFYRITGNNQIFARINNVVNIGGLLLVLVFTYFFKFYGYLIAISIAPYLSLLWLKKDIYSHRIFNLKNYKEMWRYGIFTALTSLTSDALYSLDILLLGFMMNESAVANYRTAILIPSNIIFLATSFLQSDFPVLSKNFKNKEFLQSYVVNFNKFFIPICLGILLFFYLFKKYIIIFFFGEAYVANTTLFMILSVGFTLGMLTRNLYGNLLPAVGKIEINTWLSVGSLIFLALLAYILVPVYGAIGMGIAMTVTLLISGLGFLFFFFSYLRKLP; from the coding sequence GTGAAAAGCCTAAAAGATTTTTTTAGGAATTTTTTTAATAATAGTGGACATCATGTTTTCTTTTCATTCCTCATTGCCAAGATCTGTAGTTTTCTGGGATCTTTGTTGATTATCAGATTGTTACCTGAGGGTGAGTTTGGGGTCTTAAGCATTGTCATTTCTGTATTAACTATTTTTGCTCCATTTACAGGGTTTGGAAGTAGCCAGAGCCTGATGCGTTTCGGGTCTATATCATCTGATAAAGAGGAGAAATTAAAGATTTCATCTTACTTTTTTTTCAAAGGAATTCTTTTTGAACTGATTCTGATTGTCCTGTTTCTTAGCGTTTCTATTTTCTATTTTCATAAGTATGAAGATATCTTCATTATTTTTATGGCCTGTGCAGTAAGACTTGGCGGGTTTTATTTTCTTAACCATATTCAGGTATTTTATAGAATTACGGGCAATAATCAGATATTTGCAAGAATCAATAATGTAGTAAATATTGGCGGGCTTTTGCTGGTATTAGTTTTTACCTACTTCTTTAAGTTTTACGGTTATCTTATTGCGATCAGTATTGCCCCGTATTTGTCTTTGTTGTGGCTTAAGAAAGATATTTATTCTCATCGGATATTTAATCTTAAGAATTATAAAGAGATGTGGAGATATGGGATCTTTACGGCACTTACTTCTCTTACTTCAGATGCTCTATATTCATTGGATATCCTGCTACTTGGATTTATGATGAACGAAAGCGCAGTAGCCAATTACCGGACTGCTATTTTGATACCGTCCAATATCATTTTTTTAGCAACCAGTTTTTTGCAGAGTGACTTTCCGGTTCTTTCAAAGAATTTTAAGAATAAAGAGTTCCTGCAATCCTACGTTGTGAATTTTAATAAATTTTTTATTCCCATTTGCCTGGGAATCCTGCTTTTCTTTTATCTGTTCAAAAAATACATTATTATTTTCTTCTTTGGAGAAGCGTATGTGGCAAATACAACATTATTCATGATTTTATCAGTAGGTTTCACTTTAGGAATGCTCACCAGAAATCTTTACGGAAATCTTTTGCCAGCTGTTGGGAAAATAGAAATTAATACCTGGCTTAGCGTAGGCTCACTCATATTTTTGGCTTTGCTTGCTTATATATTGGTTCCGGTGTATGGTGCCATTGGGATGGGAATTGCCATGACAGTAACATTGCTTATTTCAGGTTTGGGTTTTCTCTTTTTTTTCTTTTCCTACTTAAGGAAACTGCCTTAA
- a CDS encoding glycosyltransferase, with protein MKRKKILFISSWFPNKLEPTNGNFVQRHAEAVSLSCDVEILHAIGNFDQEELYVNDDKMINGIRTLIIYYKNSQNPLQNFLRRMRAYVKGFAKLNRPDLVHANVLHNNMLFAVYLKKKYKIPFVVTEHWTALQKQNLSKTSGSIKRIARYIAKHAGYILPVSYNLKDSLKQLGIITPMKVISNVVDTDVFTLNPKTEKSDHVKFLHVSSLIPRKRPKDIINAVYLLHQNGFQVSLEIGGDGDSASLVALVKSLSAEEYIQVFDAISYAEVAEKMQHSDYFILFSENETQGCVILESYACGKPVISTMVGGAAEFIIEGLGIGIEKDNTDQLYEVLEKICRQEYTFKSESEIRNFSVDGYSQSSISEQFSAVYDEVLSKNKTP; from the coding sequence TTGAAAAGAAAAAAGATACTCTTCATTTCATCATGGTTTCCTAATAAATTAGAGCCTACGAATGGCAATTTTGTGCAGAGGCACGCGGAAGCTGTTTCATTATCATGTGATGTTGAAATACTACATGCTATAGGTAATTTTGACCAGGAAGAGCTGTATGTTAATGATGATAAAATGATTAATGGCATCAGAACCTTAATCATTTATTATAAAAACTCACAGAATCCTCTTCAGAACTTTTTAAGAAGAATGAGGGCGTATGTAAAAGGATTTGCAAAATTGAACAGACCAGACTTGGTTCATGCCAATGTTTTGCATAACAATATGCTTTTTGCTGTTTATCTGAAGAAGAAATATAAGATCCCGTTCGTGGTTACTGAGCACTGGACGGCTTTACAGAAGCAGAATTTATCCAAGACATCAGGCAGTATTAAACGGATAGCAAGATATATTGCTAAGCATGCCGGGTATATTTTACCGGTAAGTTATAATTTAAAAGATAGTTTGAAGCAGTTGGGAATCATCACACCGATGAAAGTAATTTCAAATGTGGTAGACACTGATGTTTTTACGCTTAACCCTAAAACTGAGAAGTCTGACCATGTGAAATTTCTCCATGTATCAAGCCTGATTCCCCGTAAAAGACCTAAAGATATTATCAATGCCGTTTATTTGTTACATCAAAACGGATTTCAGGTAAGTTTGGAAATAGGAGGAGATGGGGATTCTGCATCTTTGGTTGCTTTGGTTAAAAGCCTTTCTGCTGAAGAGTATATACAAGTTTTTGATGCTATAAGTTATGCTGAAGTAGCTGAAAAAATGCAGCACTCAGATTATTTTATCTTATTCAGTGAAAATGAGACTCAGGGTTGTGTCATTCTGGAGTCCTATGCATGTGGAAAACCTGTAATTTCTACAATGGTTGGAGGTGCTGCAGAATTTATTATAGAAGGCTTGGGAATTGGAATTGAAAAAGATAATACAGATCAGCTTTATGAAGTTTTGGAGAAAATATGCAGACAGGAATATACTTTTAAAAGTGAATCTGAGATCAGAAATTTTTCTGTAGATGGTTATTCTCAAAGTTCTATATCTGAGCAGTTTTCTGCGGTTTATGATGAAGTTCTTTCTAAAAATAAAACCCCGTGA
- a CDS encoding FkbM family methyltransferase — MRSLLASFFKFILSIPFFRQKYFAFHKYIFKPYHLFNGVKKSIVYRDSIILNLNLTDWIQQQLYFVGEYEKNEIDYLYSVLQKGDIFIDVGGNIGLFSLNASKLVGNNGKVYAFEAFKPNYEKFSRHLILNQSQNVTLEHLAVADKNGYIDILYNEDYDNVGMASSYLEEFTAKESVKSINLDDYVRNQQIGKIDLIKIDIEGGEFSALQGMHEILIRYQPKIIIEINNIALKSSNHSEEELIHLLVQKGYSQTKVLSRNENSYNAVFERI; from the coding sequence ATGAGAAGTCTTCTAGCTTCATTTTTTAAATTCATCTTAAGCATTCCTTTTTTCAGACAAAAATATTTTGCTTTTCATAAATACATTTTTAAACCTTATCACCTTTTTAATGGTGTTAAGAAAAGTATTGTTTACCGGGACTCTATTATCCTTAATCTGAATCTTACGGACTGGATTCAGCAGCAGCTTTATTTTGTTGGAGAATATGAAAAGAACGAAATTGATTATTTATATTCCGTATTACAAAAAGGGGATATTTTCATAGATGTGGGTGGAAATATCGGTCTGTTTTCATTAAATGCATCCAAACTTGTTGGAAATAATGGTAAAGTATATGCTTTTGAAGCTTTTAAACCTAATTATGAAAAATTTTCCCGGCATCTTATCCTTAATCAATCCCAAAATGTAACCCTTGAGCATCTGGCTGTTGCTGATAAAAATGGGTATATTGATATTTTATATAATGAAGATTATGATAATGTAGGGATGGCTTCGTCTTATCTTGAAGAATTTACAGCAAAAGAAAGTGTAAAGAGCATCAACCTTGATGATTATGTGAGAAATCAGCAGATTGGCAAGATTGACCTTATTAAAATAGATATTGAAGGTGGTGAGTTTTCAGCATTACAGGGTATGCACGAAATACTGATCCGTTATCAGCCTAAAATTATCATAGAAATAAACAATATAGCACTGAAAAGCTCGAATCATAGTGAAGAAGAACTGATCCATTTACTTGTTCAAAAGGGCTATTCCCAGACGAAAGTATTGAGTAGAAATGAAAACTCTTACAATGCTGTTTTTGAACGCATTTAA
- a CDS encoding (Fe-S)-binding protein codes for MDFNIKTMAEYAAEGKSPEVLFWVGCAGSFDDRAKKITKAFCKILNKIGVEFAVLGQEESCTGDPAKRAGNEFVFQMMALTNIEVLNAYEVKKIVTACPHCFNTLKNEYPSLGGHFEVVHHTQFLKTLMEEGRLKIEGGAFKGKKITFHDPCYLGRANDEYEAPRMLLEKLDAELVEMKRCRTNGLCCGAGGAQMFKEPEKGNKDINIERTEEALSFEPKVIATGCPFCNTMMTDGVKHFNKNTEVAVKDIVELLAEAEDL; via the coding sequence ATGGATTTCAATATAAAAACAATGGCAGAATATGCTGCCGAAGGAAAATCACCGGAAGTTTTATTTTGGGTTGGATGTGCGGGAAGCTTTGATGACCGTGCTAAAAAAATTACAAAAGCATTTTGCAAGATATTGAATAAAATAGGGGTTGAATTTGCTGTTTTAGGACAGGAAGAAAGCTGTACCGGAGATCCTGCAAAAAGAGCCGGTAATGAGTTTGTATTTCAAATGATGGCTCTTACCAATATTGAAGTTCTGAATGCTTACGAAGTAAAGAAAATTGTAACCGCATGCCCACATTGCTTCAATACCCTTAAAAATGAATATCCAAGTCTTGGAGGTCACTTTGAGGTTGTTCACCACACTCAATTCCTTAAAACTTTAATGGAAGAAGGAAGGTTAAAAATTGAAGGGGGTGCATTTAAAGGTAAAAAAATTACTTTCCATGATCCATGCTACCTGGGACGTGCCAATGATGAATATGAAGCTCCAAGAATGCTTCTTGAAAAATTGGATGCTGAGCTTGTAGAAATGAAACGTTGCAGAACAAATGGGCTTTGTTGTGGAGCTGGAGGTGCACAGATGTTTAAAGAGCCTGAAAAAGGGAATAAAGACATCAATATTGAAAGAACAGAAGAAGCCTTATCTTTTGAACCTAAAGTGATTGCAACCGGGTGTCCATTCTGTAATACAATGATGACAGATGGTGTAAAGCATTTTAATAAAAATACGGAAGTTGCTGTAAAAGACATCGTTGAGCTTCTTGCAGAGGCTGAGGATTTATAA
- a CDS encoding (Fe-S)-binding protein gives MQYIDNIIFLILLVAGFGLFAKSLLKIYRNIRLGHEINRTDRKSERWSTMARVAMGQSKMVKRPIAGILHLFVYVGFVIINIELIEIIVDGLFGTHRFLASVFGNGFYSFFTATLEVLALLVVIGVVVFFIRRNFYGVKRLTMKELFGWPKQDANWILIIEFALMMAFFKMNAADWVLQQRGVMPALGSFPISSSILGPIFSNFGDGFLHFTEKGAWWFHFVGILFFMNYLYYSKHLHIILAFPSTWYANLDKKGKFNNLDSVTKEIKLMMDPNADPYAAPAEGAEADVPSKFGAEDIFDLNQVQLLNAYSCTECGRCTSVCPANITGKKLSPRLILMKTRDRLEEVGKNIDKNGKFVDDGKKLLNDYITKEELWACTTCNACTEACPVLLDPLSIIFEMRRFLVMEQSAAPQELNLMMTNVENNAAPWQYNQADRLNWASEN, from the coding sequence ATGCAGTACATCGATAACATTATTTTCCTGATTTTATTAGTGGCCGGATTTGGGTTATTTGCCAAAAGCCTGCTGAAGATCTATAGAAATATCAGACTTGGTCATGAGATCAATAGAACCGACAGAAAATCTGAACGCTGGAGTACCATGGCTAGAGTAGCTATGGGACAAAGCAAGATGGTAAAACGCCCTATTGCCGGGATTTTACACCTTTTCGTGTACGTAGGTTTTGTGATTATCAATATAGAACTTATTGAAATTATTGTTGATGGACTGTTTGGAACACATCGTTTCCTGGCTTCAGTTTTTGGAAACGGATTCTATAGTTTCTTTACAGCGACATTAGAGGTCCTTGCACTTCTTGTTGTGATAGGAGTTGTAGTATTTTTCATCAGAAGAAACTTTTATGGGGTAAAGAGATTAACTATGAAAGAGTTGTTCGGATGGCCAAAACAAGATGCCAACTGGATTCTTATCATTGAATTTGCTTTAATGATGGCTTTCTTTAAAATGAACGCTGCTGATTGGGTATTACAACAAAGAGGAGTAATGCCTGCGCTTGGAAGCTTCCCGATTAGTTCTTCCATTTTAGGACCGATTTTCAGTAATTTTGGTGATGGATTTTTACACTTTACAGAAAAAGGAGCATGGTGGTTCCATTTTGTAGGAATTCTTTTCTTTATGAACTACCTTTATTATTCAAAGCATTTACACATTATTTTAGCATTCCCAAGTACTTGGTATGCAAATCTTGATAAAAAAGGAAAATTCAACAATCTTGATTCTGTAACAAAAGAAATCAAATTGATGATGGATCCTAATGCTGATCCTTATGCTGCACCAGCAGAGGGTGCAGAAGCAGATGTTCCTTCTAAATTTGGAGCAGAGGATATCTTTGATCTTAATCAGGTACAATTGCTCAACGCGTATTCTTGTACGGAATGCGGACGTTGTACTTCTGTTTGTCCTGCTAATATTACCGGCAAAAAATTGTCTCCGAGACTGATCTTAATGAAGACCAGAGACCGATTGGAAGAGGTAGGAAAAAACATTGATAAAAACGGAAAATTTGTAGACGACGGTAAAAAGCTGTTGAATGACTATATCACTAAAGAAGAACTTTGGGCATGTACTACATGTAACGCGTGTACTGAAGCTTGTCCGGTATTGTTAGACCCACTTTCCATCATCTTTGAAATGAGAAGATTCCTGGTCATGGAACAGTCAGCTGCTCCACAGGAATTAAACCTGATGATGACGAATGTAGAGAACAATGCTGCCCCTTGGCAGTATAATCAGGCCGACCGTCTGAACTGGGCTTCAGAAAATTAA